One segment of Leguminivora glycinivorella isolate SPB_JAAS2020 chromosome 12, LegGlyc_1.1, whole genome shotgun sequence DNA contains the following:
- the LOC125232070 gene encoding phospholipase A1-like has translation MRIYVKMQGCRLKIVVYLVVFLLKFVSSVEFNRTAEGFHQGELATCPGSEKPVSISRRNLERLRIAVIGPGAFSIAWYTMYNYFHIKNMIKNPSIDFKNRKTVLYAGGYSEMMGFGPGRYLASLYKEMGYNALVLETFEFSMRYYPEAARVMRGVGKHTAEMLAVLTKQGLNPKNLTILGLSLGGETMSFIAKSYQQITGKNISLLIGLDPAGPCYRQLGPKYRLDPSDADFVMSIATNIDGLGIGLPVGTATFYVNGGEYQPGHIPLISCGVFCSHLWALILWISALYNPGIFVGIKCDSVDQARNGMCFNNTPVITNNMDMTIDVTKPGIYYVPTTSGHPYGVGMKGLKMWMKTKERLERLKSKRDKH, from the exons atgcgtATTTATGTGAAAATGCAAGGCTGTAGATTGAAGATTGTAGTATATCTCgtagtgtttttattgaaatttgtgTCATCAGTGGAATTCAATCGGACTGCAGAAGGTTTTCACCAGGGAGAGCTCGCGACTT GTCCAGGATCAGAAAAGCCCGTCAGCATTAGCCGAAGAAATCTCGAACGACTTAGAATAGCAGTTATCGGTCCCGGCGCCTTTTCTATAGCCTGGTACACTATGTACAACTACTTTCATATCAAAAACATGATCAAGAACCCCAGCATAGACTTCAAGAACAGGAAGACTGTATTATATGCTGGAGGGTATTCGGAGATGATGGGATTTGGTCCGGGGAGATACTTGGCGAGTCTGTACAAGGAGATGGGGTATAATGCACTTGTGTTGGAGACGTTTGAGTTCTCTATGCGGTATTATCCTGA AGCAGCACGAGTTATGCGAGGAGTTGGAAAACACACAGCCGAAATGCTAGCAGTTCTCACCAAGCAGGGTTTAAACCCGAAAAACCTTACCATCCTCGGCCTCAGTCTCGGCGGGGAAACCATGAGCTTCATAGCCAAGAGCTACCAACAGATCACCGGGAAAAACATTTCCCTACTTATAGGCTTGGACCCTGCTGGACCCTGTTACAGACAACTAGGTCCTAAATACAGACTTGATCCTTCTGATGCCGATTTCGTCATGAGCATAGCTACAAATATAGACGGTCTCGGTATTGGTCTTCCTGTTGGAACTGCTACATTCTACGTCAATGGAGGAGAATACCAACCAGGTCACATTCCTTTAATATCTTGCGGTGTCTTCTGTAGTCACTTATGGGCTTTGATTCTTTGGATATCAGCGTTATACAATCCAGGAATATTTGTGGGTATCAAATGCGATTCCGTCGACCAGGCTAGGAATGGCATGTGCTTTAATAACACTCcagtaataactaataatatgGACATGACTATAGATGTAACGAAGCCAGGTATTTATTATGTGCCAACGACCAGTGGGCATCCTTATGGAGTAGGGATGAAAGGGTTGAAGATGTGGATGAAAACGAAGGAGAGGTTAGAACGGTTAAAGTCAAAGAGAGACAAacattga